In Paenibacillus sp. FSL M7-0420, a single genomic region encodes these proteins:
- a CDS encoding ABC transporter ATP-binding protein, with product MTQSRAAVLLDVKAASRAFGGLKAVSEVSLHIDKGELIGLIGPNGAGKTTLFNLLTGVYPPSSGSILLNNESIGGMKPYKINHKGAARTFQNIRLFTAMTVLENVKIAFHQHAKHSLFSSMLRLPKHFRGEEEITRKAMDILKIFNLADQSDEVASNLSYGNQRRLEIARALAAGPKLLLLDEPAAGMNPNETRDLMNLIAWIREEFDLTILLIEHDMSLVMGVCSRIYVLDRGILIADGTPAEIRNNPKVIEAYLGQEA from the coding sequence ATGACGCAATCGAGAGCAGCGGTACTCCTTGATGTGAAAGCGGCCAGCCGGGCCTTCGGCGGACTGAAGGCGGTCAGCGAGGTCTCTCTTCATATTGATAAGGGCGAGCTGATCGGCCTAATCGGACCCAACGGTGCCGGTAAAACGACACTGTTCAACCTGTTGACCGGAGTGTACCCGCCATCGTCGGGCAGCATTCTTTTGAACAATGAGTCTATCGGCGGGATGAAGCCCTACAAGATCAATCATAAAGGCGCTGCGCGTACGTTCCAGAATATCCGCCTGTTCACGGCTATGACCGTGCTGGAGAACGTTAAGATTGCCTTCCATCAGCATGCGAAGCACTCGTTGTTCTCTTCGATGCTACGTCTGCCGAAGCATTTCCGGGGCGAAGAGGAGATTACCCGGAAGGCGATGGATATTCTCAAAATCTTCAATTTGGCTGACCAGAGTGACGAGGTGGCGAGCAACCTGAGCTATGGGAATCAGCGGCGTCTGGAGATTGCCCGGGCGCTTGCGGCTGGACCCAAGCTGCTGCTGCTTGATGAGCCGGCAGCCGGGATGAACCCGAATGAGACGCGTGATCTGATGAATCTGATTGCCTGGATCCGGGAGGAATTCGACCTGACCATTCTGCTGATCGAGCATGATATGTCACTGGTAATGGGGGTCTGCAGCCGCATCTACGTTCTGGACCGCGGAATCCTTATCGCTGACGGAACGCCGGCGGAGATCCGCAACAATCCGAAGGTCATCGAAGCGTATCTGGGACAGGAGGCGTAG
- a CDS encoding AraC family transcriptional regulator — protein sequence MSPFPFEIMFEKMDLLERLDISILWGHYEISVLRFHLTSFPPGKVIDFHNHAEFEFHFIPRGKGTVILGDQQYPLSEGMLYLTGPGVMHRQEADAEESMEELCLHVNIAEKQRDDADPWEVAEAEECVEKLKRLPLIPAQDYHRAMKCFLEAYEACDGKLAGYYTSIKHLVISILLKVTRAYDAGGMGAAAPVRDMVTYRYQYAVQYMEANYSAAVTLENVAEKLNISPRQLQRIFKQVDPDHTFSRILEDIRLQAVCSKLEASNLSIEHIAESEGFTNATYLHSVFRKRLGMTPAAYRKARKILEQ from the coding sequence ATGAGCCCTTTTCCCTTCGAGATTATGTTTGAGAAGATGGATCTGCTGGAAAGACTGGATATTTCCATCCTGTGGGGACATTATGAAATTTCTGTTCTCCGGTTTCATTTGACCTCTTTTCCGCCGGGGAAGGTCATTGATTTCCATAACCATGCTGAATTTGAATTTCATTTCATCCCGCGGGGCAAGGGAACGGTCATTCTTGGGGATCAGCAGTATCCTTTATCGGAGGGAATGCTCTATTTGACCGGACCGGGAGTGATGCACCGTCAGGAAGCGGATGCGGAAGAGTCGATGGAGGAGTTATGTCTGCATGTCAACATTGCGGAGAAGCAGAGAGACGATGCAGACCCATGGGAGGTTGCGGAAGCAGAGGAATGCGTGGAGAAGCTGAAGAGGCTGCCGCTGATCCCAGCGCAGGATTATCACAGGGCGATGAAGTGTTTTCTGGAAGCCTATGAGGCCTGTGACGGCAAGCTTGCGGGATATTACACCTCTATCAAGCATCTCGTGATCAGTATCCTGCTGAAGGTAACCAGAGCATATGATGCAGGCGGGATGGGAGCTGCGGCACCCGTACGGGATATGGTGACCTACCGCTATCAATATGCTGTTCAGTACATGGAAGCGAATTATTCAGCAGCCGTGACGCTGGAGAATGTTGCGGAGAAGCTGAATATTAGTCCGAGGCAGCTACAGCGGATATTTAAGCAGGTTGATCCGGATCACACCTTCAGCCGGATTCTTGAAGACATCCGGTTGCAGGCGGTGTGCAGCAAGCTTGAAGCCAGCAACCTGTCGATCGAACACATCGCGGAGTCTGAGGGGTTCACCAATGCAACCTATCTGCATTCGGTATTCCGCAAGCGGCTGGGCATGACCCCGGCTGCTTACCGCAAGGCCCGAAAAATACTTGAACAGTGA
- a CDS encoding ABC transporter substrate-binding protein yields MKKLGAIILSTVLTAVLASGCGNNTENSGNSASGGNTAGGTIKIGADLELTGGQASFGDSASKGAKLAVDQINAAGGVLGKQLELVVADNASKSEEATQAAQKLITNDKVVTIIGASTSTNTLGIVPVATEKKIPLVSVGATNPKVTVDERSGNVNEFVFRAAFIDPFQGEVMANFALDSLKAKTAVIYTDTSSDYSKGLQKFFEETFKAKGGEVLSQESYQQKDSDFKAVLTRIKAANPDVIYLPGYYEEVGKIVKQAREMGITVPFLGGDGWDSPQLAEIAGAKALENTFMSNHYSPEDTAPEVTSFVDAYKAANGGAVPDGMAALGYDALKLVADAITRAGEADPAKITEALAATKDLQLATGKITLNDKHDPVKAAVVLKFVDGKQTFETKVNP; encoded by the coding sequence ATGAAGAAACTTGGGGCCATTATCTTGTCAACAGTATTGACTGCGGTATTAGCATCCGGCTGCGGCAACAACACAGAGAACAGCGGTAACTCTGCAAGCGGCGGAAATACTGCCGGAGGCACCATCAAAATCGGGGCTGACCTTGAGCTCACAGGCGGTCAGGCTTCTTTCGGCGACTCCGCATCCAAGGGCGCAAAGCTGGCGGTTGACCAGATCAACGCCGCAGGCGGTGTACTCGGCAAGCAGCTGGAGCTGGTCGTTGCAGACAATGCATCGAAGTCTGAAGAAGCTACCCAGGCGGCACAGAAGCTGATCACCAATGATAAGGTCGTGACCATTATCGGCGCATCCACTTCGACCAACACGCTGGGGATCGTTCCGGTAGCTACGGAGAAAAAGATTCCGCTTGTCTCGGTAGGAGCTACCAATCCGAAGGTTACTGTGGATGAGCGCAGCGGCAATGTGAATGAATTCGTGTTCCGCGCGGCGTTCATCGATCCGTTCCAGGGGGAGGTAATGGCTAACTTTGCGCTCGATTCCCTGAAGGCTAAGACGGCTGTCATCTATACCGACACTTCGTCCGACTATTCCAAGGGTCTGCAGAAGTTCTTCGAAGAGACCTTCAAGGCCAAAGGCGGCGAGGTGCTGAGCCAGGAGTCCTACCAGCAGAAGGATTCGGACTTCAAAGCAGTTCTGACCCGGATCAAAGCAGCGAACCCGGATGTCATCTACCTGCCTGGTTATTATGAAGAAGTAGGTAAAATTGTGAAGCAGGCCCGTGAGATGGGCATCACCGTTCCGTTCCTCGGCGGCGATGGCTGGGATTCCCCGCAGCTGGCGGAAATCGCCGGTGCCAAAGCGCTGGAGAACACGTTCATGTCCAATCACTACTCGCCTGAAGATACAGCTCCTGAAGTAACCAGCTTCGTAGACGCCTACAAGGCGGCTAACGGCGGAGCGGTTCCCGATGGTATGGCGGCCCTGGGCTATGATGCCTTGAAGCTGGTAGCTGATGCGATTACCCGTGCGGGTGAAGCTGATCCGGCCAAGATTACAGAAGCACTGGCAGCGACTAAGGATCTGCAGCTCGCTACAGGCAAAATCACCCTGAACGACAAGCATGACCCGGTCAAAGCAGCAGTTGTCCTGAAATTCGTGGACGGGAAGCAAACCTTTGAGACCAAGGTTAATCCTTAA
- a CDS encoding Gfo/Idh/MocA family protein — MSKVYRVGVIGCGGIANGKHLPALSRQDKVEVVAFCDIIKERAEAAAEQYGSADAAVYTDYQELLKDASIDIVHVLTPNDAHAEISIAGLEAGKHVMCEKPMAKTAADAKRMAEAAKRTGKKLTIGYDNRFRQDSLYLKKVCEAGELGHIYYAKAHAIRRRAVPTWGVFLDEEKQGGGPLIDIGTHALDLTLWMMDNYKPKVVLGTKYHELSQKEDAANAWGPWDPKKFTVEDSAFGMIVMENGATITLEASWALNSLDVDEAKCSLSGTEAGADMKDGLRINGEKHSKLYTNKIELGAGGVAFYDGKEEKSTDIELRKWIEAIEQDKDPVVTPEQAYVVSRILEAIYESAQTGKAVYLD, encoded by the coding sequence ATGAGCAAAGTGTATCGTGTTGGCGTGATCGGCTGTGGAGGAATTGCGAACGGGAAGCATCTGCCTGCCTTAAGCAGACAGGATAAGGTTGAAGTGGTGGCCTTTTGCGATATTATCAAGGAACGGGCTGAAGCGGCTGCTGAACAATACGGCAGTGCGGATGCGGCTGTCTATACGGATTACCAGGAATTATTGAAGGATGCTTCCATTGATATTGTTCATGTGCTTACTCCCAATGATGCGCATGCGGAAATATCCATTGCGGGCTTGGAAGCGGGCAAGCATGTGATGTGTGAGAAGCCCATGGCCAAAACAGCAGCCGACGCCAAACGTATGGCTGAAGCAGCGAAACGTACAGGGAAGAAGCTGACTATAGGGTATGACAACCGGTTCCGGCAAGACAGCTTGTATCTGAAAAAAGTCTGTGAAGCAGGCGAGCTCGGTCATATCTATTATGCGAAAGCACATGCTATCCGGCGCAGAGCAGTCCCTACCTGGGGGGTGTTCCTGGATGAGGAGAAGCAGGGGGGCGGCCCGCTTATTGATATTGGAACCCATGCGCTGGATCTGACGCTCTGGATGATGGACAACTACAAACCGAAGGTTGTGCTGGGGACCAAATACCACGAGCTCTCCCAAAAAGAAGATGCTGCCAACGCCTGGGGGCCCTGGGACCCGAAGAAATTCACCGTGGAAGACTCTGCGTTCGGGATGATTGTAATGGAGAACGGCGCAACGATTACGCTGGAAGCAAGCTGGGCGCTGAATTCGCTTGACGTGGATGAAGCCAAGTGCAGCTTAAGTGGAACCGAAGCGGGTGCGGACATGAAAGATGGTCTCCGGATTAACGGGGAGAAGCACAGCAAGCTATACACGAATAAAATTGAGCTAGGTGCCGGGGGAGTGGCCTTCTATGACGGCAAAGAGGAGAAATCTACGGATATCGAATTAAGAAAGTGGATCGAAGCGATCGAACAGGATAAAGATCCGGTTGTGACTCCTGAACAGGCTTATGTGGTCTCCCGAATTCTGGAGGCCATCTATGAATCGGCCCAGACGGGTAAGGCTGTATATTTAGACTAG
- a CDS encoding CPBP family intramembrane glutamic endopeptidase — MSTIEKKETVQSARRGLLVFFLLLIPLTAISYILALTVTPVYGLLLMWAPGISSILTRILLREGFADISLRFGGRRTLRTIPFILLLPVAVGLVAYGTAWITGLAEYTGHNGNVIGSLVWAILIQMSIGTAMGIISSAGEELGWRGYMLTRLIEARVPKPILMSGLIWGVWHIPAILIGSYYSGPSLALSVVLFMVTISSFNIIISLLRLSTGSLWPAVLLHASWNAIIQDAFDRFTSGKNAYLWTGESGILVAVTLVIAAWFFYRRSALDVRL, encoded by the coding sequence ATGAGCACCATTGAAAAAAAGGAGACCGTCCAATCTGCCAGGAGAGGCTTGCTAGTATTCTTCCTGTTACTCATTCCTCTTACGGCTATTAGTTACATACTGGCTCTTACTGTAACGCCTGTGTATGGCTTGCTGCTGATGTGGGCGCCCGGAATATCCTCCATACTAACCCGTATTCTGCTGCGTGAGGGCTTCGCGGATATCTCCCTGAGATTCGGGGGACGGCGCACGCTCAGGACGATTCCATTCATCTTGTTGTTGCCGGTGGCGGTTGGCTTGGTGGCCTACGGGACCGCTTGGATCACAGGACTGGCAGAGTATACCGGACACAATGGCAACGTTATCGGTTCGCTGGTCTGGGCAATCCTTATTCAAATGTCCATCGGGACCGCGATGGGAATCATCAGCAGTGCAGGCGAGGAATTAGGGTGGAGAGGCTACATGCTGACCCGGCTCATAGAGGCCCGCGTCCCGAAGCCTATTCTCATGAGCGGACTGATCTGGGGCGTGTGGCATATCCCGGCGATTCTAATCGGCAGCTACTATTCAGGCCCTTCTCTGGCCTTATCGGTCGTATTGTTCATGGTAACCATCAGCTCATTCAACATCATTATTAGTCTATTGCGCTTAAGCACGGGGAGCCTATGGCCGGCAGTTCTGCTCCACGCCTCATGGAATGCTATCATTCAGGACGCTTTCGACCGGTTCACCAGCGGGAAGAATGCCTATCTCTGGACGGGTGAGTCTGGGATACTAGTGGCTGTTACGCTTGTGATTGCAGCGTGGTTCTTCTACAGAAGATCTGCGCTAGATGTCAGATTGTAA
- a CDS encoding pentapeptide repeat-containing protein codes for MNNKIEPPRIPDPGLLTPQDIHTLASKDEFSRCLIEGALIEYQEATRVAFDKTIFKNVTITESSLQRIELTDVIFDHCDLSNVDFSDAFIHRTEFRDCRMIGTDFTRARFQNVSVTGCIGEFAVFRFANFKGASFERSSLVSADYYQSTLKDLYFSECNLEQATLAGCKLKGVDLSDCEFTGLLVDLQDLEGCIISAEQAASFAGLLGLVIKN; via the coding sequence ATGAATAACAAGATAGAACCACCCAGAATCCCAGATCCCGGGCTGCTTACGCCACAGGATATTCATACCCTTGCTTCCAAAGACGAATTTAGCCGCTGTCTCATCGAAGGAGCGCTCATTGAATATCAGGAGGCTACCCGGGTAGCTTTCGACAAGACTATTTTCAAAAACGTCACCATCACGGAATCCTCGCTCCAGCGCATTGAGCTTACCGATGTGATCTTCGATCATTGCGACCTGTCCAATGTGGATTTCAGCGACGCCTTCATACACCGGACCGAGTTCAGGGATTGCCGCATGATCGGTACAGACTTCACCAGAGCGCGGTTTCAAAATGTATCGGTTACCGGATGTATCGGAGAGTTCGCGGTGTTCCGTTTTGCCAACTTCAAAGGGGCTTCCTTCGAGCGCAGCTCGCTGGTCAGCGCGGATTATTACCAGTCCACCCTGAAAGACCTGTATTTCTCGGAATGTAATCTGGAGCAGGCCACGCTGGCCGGATGCAAGCTGAAGGGCGTTGACCTGAGCGACTGCGAGTTCACCGGCCTTCTGGTGGATCTCCAGGATCTGGAGGGCTGCATCATCTCTGCGGAGCAGGCGGCTTCTTTTGCCGGACTACTAGGTCTGGTTATCAAAAATTAA
- a CDS encoding Lrp/AsnC family transcriptional regulator yields the protein MSPYLIDNTDYRILQLLIEDSTLSHKDIGAMVHLTGQAVGARVRRMRELGIIEGYTIRYNPLRMGQNIHAFITVFLSSNKDHPPFQAFAKTHESVTELYRISGEGCYLMRVRTVDQDALTAFLDELLKYGNYRVNLDMGQIK from the coding sequence ATGTCCCCTTATCTCATCGACAACACCGATTACCGCATCCTTCAGCTCCTGATCGAAGATTCCACCTTAAGCCATAAGGATATCGGGGCGATGGTCCATCTGACCGGCCAGGCTGTAGGCGCACGTGTCCGCAGAATGCGGGAGCTTGGCATCATTGAAGGCTACACCATCCGTTATAACCCGCTGCGGATGGGTCAGAACATTCATGCCTTTATAACGGTTTTTCTCAGCAGCAACAAGGATCATCCGCCTTTTCAGGCTTTTGCGAAGACCCATGAGAGTGTCACTGAGCTGTACCGCATCAGCGGGGAAGGCTGTTACTTAATGCGGGTACGCACTGTGGATCAGGACGCGCTGACTGCTTTCTTGGACGAACTGCTGAAGTACGGCAATTACCGGGTCAACCTGGACATGGGCCAGATCAAATAG
- a CDS encoding ABC transporter ATP-binding protein, which yields MLTVQGINVYYGAIHALKDLSITVKQGEIVTLIGANGAGKSTLLKTLSGLLKPKTGSIEFLNKSIANQSVQAIVKEGLIHCPEGRRVFANMSVEENLELGAYLQDGSSLAADFEHVYRTFPRLLERKKQQAGTLSGGEQQMLAMGRALMGHPKLLLLDEPSMGLAPLLVQDIFKIIKEVNDAGTTVLLVEQNAHQALKIADRAYVLETGRVVLEGDAKEMADSDEIKMAYLGH from the coding sequence ATGCTTACAGTACAGGGAATCAACGTATATTACGGAGCAATTCATGCCTTGAAGGATCTGAGCATCACCGTGAAGCAGGGGGAGATCGTGACCTTGATCGGTGCCAATGGCGCCGGCAAATCTACGCTGCTTAAGACGCTCTCGGGGCTGCTGAAGCCTAAGACAGGAAGTATTGAATTCTTGAATAAATCGATAGCGAATCAAAGCGTTCAGGCGATTGTCAAAGAAGGGCTGATCCACTGCCCCGAAGGACGGCGTGTATTCGCCAATATGTCCGTCGAGGAGAATCTCGAATTAGGCGCTTATCTGCAGGATGGAAGCAGCCTGGCTGCGGACTTCGAGCATGTCTACCGTACCTTCCCGCGTCTCCTGGAGCGCAAAAAGCAGCAAGCCGGAACGCTGTCAGGCGGGGAGCAGCAGATGCTGGCGATGGGGCGCGCCCTGATGGGCCACCCGAAGCTGCTGCTGCTGGATGAGCCGTCGATGGGGCTGGCGCCGCTGCTGGTCCAGGATATTTTCAAGATTATCAAGGAAGTCAACGATGCCGGAACCACTGTCCTGCTGGTCGAGCAGAATGCGCACCAGGCGCTCAAAATCGCCGACCGTGCCTATGTACTGGAGACAGGCCGGGTCGTGCTTGAAGGGGATGCCAAGGAAATGGCCGATTCCGATGAGATCAAAATGGCTTATCTCGGGCACTAG
- a CDS encoding Gfo/Idh/MocA family protein, producing MSIRIGKISFWHVHAWDYTKQAQEHGDTEIAAVWDEDAERGRKAAESLNVPFYDSLDDMLARKDIDAVIVDAPTQMHREVMIAAARAGKHIFTEKVVAATLSEVNEILSEVETHGVKLTVSLPRLNDGYTLSVQDILSQGLLGEITYVRVRLSHNGATANWLPEHFYSLEQCQGGALIDLGCHPMYLTRLFLGQEVTGVSASFGYVTGKEVEDNAVATLYTDSGAIGVVEAGFVNSYSPFTIEVHGTEGTLLYGTPEAKLLVRSNKAADQGAAWNDTPVRANRDSAFEQWVAHIQSNTLASDNIQAATELTRLMEAANLSAKAGRVVRLAELKS from the coding sequence GTGAGCATTAGGATTGGCAAGATCAGCTTTTGGCATGTACATGCCTGGGATTATACGAAGCAGGCCCAGGAGCATGGAGATACGGAAATTGCTGCGGTATGGGACGAGGATGCGGAGCGGGGCAGGAAGGCGGCAGAGAGCTTGAATGTCCCGTTCTATGATTCTTTGGATGACATGCTTGCCCGGAAGGATATAGATGCCGTTATTGTCGATGCGCCAACCCAGATGCACCGGGAGGTCATGATTGCGGCGGCCAGAGCGGGTAAGCATATCTTCACCGAAAAGGTTGTAGCTGCAACGCTGAGTGAGGTTAACGAAATCCTCTCAGAGGTCGAGACTCATGGAGTGAAGCTAACCGTATCCCTGCCGCGGCTGAATGATGGTTATACGTTATCGGTTCAAGACATTCTAAGCCAGGGACTGCTAGGGGAGATTACGTATGTCAGAGTCCGCTTATCGCATAACGGTGCAACGGCCAACTGGCTTCCCGAGCATTTCTATAGCCTGGAGCAATGCCAGGGCGGGGCTTTGATTGATCTGGGATGTCATCCCATGTACCTGACCAGGCTGTTTCTGGGTCAAGAGGTGACCGGGGTCAGCGCGAGCTTCGGATATGTGACGGGCAAGGAAGTGGAAGACAACGCAGTTGCGACGCTCTATACGGATTCGGGAGCAATCGGTGTGGTGGAAGCCGGCTTCGTGAACAGCTATTCCCCTTTTACCATAGAAGTGCATGGAACGGAAGGAACTCTGCTCTATGGAACGCCTGAAGCGAAGCTGCTGGTTAGAAGTAATAAAGCAGCAGATCAAGGGGCTGCCTGGAACGATACGCCTGTGCGGGCCAACCGTGACAGCGCTTTTGAGCAGTGGGTGGCCCACATCCAGAGCAACACGCTTGCTTCTGACAATATTCAAGCGGCAACGGAGCTTACCCGGTTAATGGAGGCGGCGAATCTCTCGGCGAAGGCAGGACGGGTGGTCCGCTTAGCGGAACTGAAGTCCTGA
- a CDS encoding branched-chain amino acid ABC transporter permease gives MEYFIQQLINGISVGSIYALIALGYTMVYGIIKLINFAHGDVFMVGSFIGLYSAKYLANAGLPPIVVLLLSLMISMTISALLGISIERLAYKPLRKSTRIAALITAIGVSFLLEYTGVLILGPQAKGFPDIMDKKQYHLFGSSIQVESNQIMILLTTIILMLVLQYIVRYTRTGKAMRAVSFDVEAARLMGINVDRTISATFAIGSALAAAAGVIFGMTYNSVDPLMGVMPGLKAFVAAVLGGIGSIPGALVGGLLLGTVETEISSLGFSSWRDGVAFAVLILILIFKPSGLFGKNVREKV, from the coding sequence ATGGAGTACTTCATTCAGCAACTAATAAACGGAATATCCGTAGGCAGCATTTACGCTCTGATCGCCCTTGGTTACACAATGGTGTACGGTATCATCAAGCTGATTAATTTTGCGCATGGCGATGTATTCATGGTAGGGTCGTTCATCGGTCTGTACAGTGCCAAATACCTGGCGAATGCCGGATTGCCGCCTATCGTTGTACTGCTCTTGTCGCTGATGATCTCGATGACGATCAGTGCACTGCTAGGTATCAGCATTGAACGTCTGGCGTATAAGCCGCTTCGTAAATCCACACGGATCGCGGCGCTGATCACAGCCATTGGTGTATCCTTCCTGCTTGAATATACGGGGGTGCTGATCCTTGGGCCGCAGGCCAAGGGCTTCCCGGATATTATGGATAAGAAGCAGTATCACCTGTTTGGTTCCTCCATCCAGGTCGAATCCAATCAGATTATGATTCTGCTAACAACGATAATTCTTATGCTGGTGCTGCAATATATCGTCAGGTACACCCGAACGGGCAAAGCCATGCGGGCCGTATCCTTCGATGTAGAAGCGGCGCGGCTGATGGGCATCAACGTAGACCGCACCATTTCCGCCACCTTCGCCATCGGTTCAGCGCTTGCCGCTGCAGCGGGCGTGATTTTCGGCATGACGTACAATTCGGTTGATCCTCTCATGGGCGTAATGCCCGGGCTGAAGGCTTTTGTCGCGGCAGTGCTTGGAGGGATTGGCAGTATACCGGGTGCGCTTGTTGGCGGATTGCTGCTGGGAACCGTTGAGACAGAGATTTCTTCCCTCGGGTTCTCGTCCTGGCGTGACGGCGTAGCCTTTGCGGTACTGATTCTAATCCTTATCTTCAAACCATCCGGGCTGTTCGGCAAGAATGTCCGGGAGAAAGTGTAG
- a CDS encoding branched-chain amino acid ABC transporter permease: MKKINKKFWLGIVIALAFYGIVKVLLTTGILSDVNQSMLLLIGVNIMLAVSLNLITGITGQFSIGHAGFMSVGAYTSAILTLDYNVPFIPAILAGGLLAAVFGVLIGMPTLRLNGDYLAIATLGFGEIIRIIMLNTEYVGGASGLSGIPAKTTWTMLFFFTLLSVVLINNFIRSTHGRACIAIRENEIAAEAMGINTTRYKIIAFTIGALFAGMAGGLSAHTFYVITPGSFNFLKSFEIIVMVVLGGLGSTAGSIVGAVFVTLLYTYLREFPEWRMIIYSIVLILMMIFRPSGLLGVSKFSFFKFSKKEAKANDAIESSGTP; the protein is encoded by the coding sequence GTGAAAAAGATAAATAAAAAATTCTGGCTGGGCATTGTTATTGCCCTTGCGTTCTATGGAATTGTAAAAGTTCTTCTAACAACAGGAATACTTAGTGATGTGAATCAGTCTATGCTGCTGCTCATCGGAGTTAATATCATGCTGGCCGTGTCGCTGAACCTGATCACCGGGATTACCGGACAGTTCTCCATTGGTCATGCCGGATTCATGTCGGTGGGCGCGTATACCTCGGCGATTCTTACCCTTGACTATAATGTGCCGTTCATTCCGGCGATTCTTGCGGGCGGACTGCTGGCAGCGGTATTCGGTGTATTAATCGGGATGCCTACGCTCCGGCTTAACGGGGACTATCTGGCTATTGCGACGCTGGGCTTCGGTGAGATTATCCGCATCATTATGCTGAATACGGAATATGTCGGCGGAGCTTCAGGGCTTAGCGGGATTCCAGCCAAGACCACCTGGACCATGCTCTTCTTCTTCACTCTGCTCTCAGTCGTCCTGATTAATAACTTCATTAGATCTACTCACGGCCGGGCCTGTATTGCGATCCGCGAGAATGAGATTGCCGCTGAGGCGATGGGGATTAATACAACACGCTACAAAATCATCGCCTTCACCATCGGTGCGCTGTTTGCAGGTATGGCGGGCGGACTGTCGGCCCATACGTTCTATGTCATTACGCCGGGGAGCTTCAACTTCCTGAAGTCTTTTGAAATCATCGTTATGGTGGTGCTCGGGGGGCTGGGCAGTACGGCAGGCTCTATCGTGGGTGCGGTGTTCGTTACCCTGCTGTACACCTACTTACGTGAATTCCCGGAATGGCGCATGATTATCTACTCCATCGTGCTCATTCTGATGATGATCTTCCGTCCGAGCGGCCTGCTTGGCGTAAGCAAATTCTCATTCTTCAAGTTCAGCAAAAAGGAGGCAAAGGCAAATGACGCAATCGAGAGCAGCGGTACTCCTTGA
- a CDS encoding MBL fold metallo-hydrolase — MKIKLIRHATLWLEYGGTTFLIDPMLSAQGVNPPIMNSGDERRNPLVSLPGPVQQWLEPDTVLITHLHQDHWDAAAAEALSKALPVYCQEGDGERIAAQGFGRVTEIMDIGSVSVGGVTLTRTGGHHGTGEIGELMGKVSGFVFRAEGEPVLYLAGDSIWCEEVQQVIAGEAPEVIIVNAGGASFLSGGPITMNEQDIVEVCHAAPSASVIAVHMDTINHCHVTRELLKQRLEQEGLSGRVAVPLDGEWI, encoded by the coding sequence ATGAAAATAAAGCTGATCCGCCACGCCACCCTATGGCTGGAATACGGCGGTACGACGTTTCTGATCGATCCCATGCTGAGTGCGCAGGGTGTGAATCCGCCGATTATGAATTCGGGCGATGAACGCCGGAATCCCCTGGTATCCCTGCCTGGTCCGGTTCAGCAGTGGCTGGAGCCGGATACTGTGCTGATTACACATCTTCATCAGGATCACTGGGATGCAGCAGCGGCAGAAGCACTGTCCAAGGCACTGCCGGTGTATTGCCAGGAAGGTGATGGGGAGCGAATTGCTGCCCAAGGCTTTGGGCGTGTTACAGAAATTATGGATATCGGCTCTGTGTCCGTCGGCGGTGTGACCCTGACACGTACAGGCGGGCATCACGGGACAGGGGAGATAGGAGAATTAATGGGCAAGGTCTCCGGCTTCGTCTTCCGGGCGGAGGGCGAACCTGTGCTGTACCTGGCGGGAGATTCCATCTGGTGCGAAGAGGTTCAGCAGGTGATAGCCGGGGAAGCGCCGGAGGTGATTATTGTCAACGCCGGAGGTGCCAGCTTCCTCAGCGGAGGCCCCATTACCATGAACGAACAGGATATTGTAGAGGTGTGTCATGCCGCTCCGTCCGCCTCCGTGATTGCTGTGCATATGGATACGATTAACCACTGCCATGTGACGAGGGAGCTATTGAAGCAACGCCTTGAGCAGGAAGGCTTGTCCGGCCGTGTTGCGGTACCGCTGGACGGTGAGTGGATCTGA